The following are from one region of the Silene latifolia isolate original U9 population chromosome 9, ASM4854445v1, whole genome shotgun sequence genome:
- the LOC141601268 gene encoding uncharacterized protein LOC141601268, with translation MAMENPFNSETTEINNSISATSSMEATDPLYLHPAECAHPLAVDTKLSGIENYLEWKGQMEIAICSRRKLGFLTGVVKRPTNDPLKEAAWDTCNSLLISWIFHNVEQPIKKSVLYTRTTKDIWKYLEKQFSPPVTQVTPEIKAWLDAQIKEQEERKLFQFLNRLHPSYSTMRSNVLMMSPLPTVEEAAAMFQYEEAQRRNYKLSEKMEVDNSTFYAGSGSGQKETEIIPVPSCSACNKKGHTRDKCWRVIGYPADHPVSKRFPEKSQEYKLKHGYHG, from the exons ATGGCAATGGAAAATCCCTTCAATTCTGAAACTACTGAAATCAATAACTCAATATCTGCAACTTCTTCCATGGAAGCAACAGATCCTCTCTACCTTCACCCTGCTGAGTGTGCTCACCCTTTGGCAGTGGATACAAAACTATCAGGTATTGAAAATTATCTCGAATGGAAGGGACAAATGGAGATTGCCATCTGCTCCAGGAGGAAGCTTGGTTTCTTAACTGGTGTGGTCAAGAGACCCACCAATGACCCACTGAAGGAAGCAGCCTGGGATACCTGCAACAGCCTGCTCATCTCTTGGATATTCCACAATGTTGAGCAGCCAATCAAGAAGTCAGTTCTATACACCAGAACTACCAAGGACATATGGAAATACTTGGAAAAACAATTCTCT CCACCAGTCACTCAAGTCACTCCTGAAATTAAGGCCTGGTTGGATGCTCAGATTAAGGAGCAAGAGGAGAGGAAACTGTTCCAATTTCTGAATAGATTGCATCCTTCCTACTCCACTATGAGGTCCAATGTTCTGATGATGTCACCATTGCCAACTGTAGAGGAGGCAGCTGCTATGTTTCAATACGAGGAAGCCCAGAGAAGAAATTACAAGTTAAGTGAGAAAATGGAGGTAGATAACTCAACTTTCTATGCTGGATCTGGATCTGGTCAGAAGGAGACTGAGATCATTCCTGTGCCTTCCTGCAGTGCTTGCAACAAGAAGGGACACACAAGGGATAAGTGCTGGAGGGTTATTGGTTACCCAGCTGATCATCCTGTGTCAAAAAGATTTCCAGAGAAATCTCAGGAGTACAAACTCAAGCATGGCTATCATGGTTAA
- the LOC141599943 gene encoding 14 kDa zinc-binding protein — translation MSDARRRDSINPHPHPHPHPHPHHKTSSRIELITSHLLNSSPNLPSTSSSMASEKEAALAAASTPSDAPTIFDKIINKEIPANIVYEDDQVLAFRDINPQAPIHILIIPKVKDGLSGLSKAEERHFEILGRLLYTAKVIAKQEGLDDGYRIVINDGPLGCQSVYHIHIHLLGGRQMNWPAG, via the exons ATGAGTGACGCAAGAAGAAGAGACAGCATAAATCCCCATCCCCATCCCCATCCCCATCCCCATCCCCATCACAAAACAAGCAGCCGTATAGAGTTAATTACCTCACACCTCTTGAATTCTTCACCAAaccttccttcaacttcttcatcaATGGCTTCCGAGAAGGAAGCTGCTCTTGCTGCTGCTTCCACTCCTTCTGATGCTCCCACCAT ATTTGACAAGATTATTAACAAGGAAATTCCTGCCAATATTGTTTATGAGGATGATCAG GTCCTTGCTTTCAGGGACATCAATCCGCAAGCTCCTATACATATCTTGATTATTCCCAAAGTTAAGGATGGTTTAAGTGGCCTCTCCAAG GCTGAGGAAAGGCACTTCGAGATCCTGGGCCGCCTTCTATACACTGCCAAGGTTATAGCAAAGCAGGAAGGTCTAGATGATGGCTATAGGATTGTCATCAATGATGGTCCACTCGGAT GTCAATCTGTTTATCACATCCACATTCACCTACTTGGAGGACGCCAAATGAACTGGCCCGCTGGCTAA